A stretch of DNA from Proteiniborus sp. DW1:
TAATATATTAAAATCCATACAAGAGATTATAGCTATAGATATTTCCATGAAAGCTGAGGTGTAAAGTATGGATAATAAGCCTAATATATCTACTTACAATTTTGAAAAGCTCATATCTATAAAAACTGATTGTAGCGAGCTCCTTGGTGATAGTATAGTTGCAACAATATATGAAAAAGCTGAAGAAATAGCCAACTCAGTAGTTACTGTTAATGATAAAAGAAAAGTAAATTGGGATAAAAAGTTAGACGATATACTGACTTCTAAATTAACTGGCTATCCTATTATGTTGATATTACTTGGAATAGTGTTTTGGATAACTATAGAAGGAGCAAACTATCCCTCTCAAATGCTCTCTAACATATTATTTGCACTTGGAGATAAGTTAAGCAGTCTTTTTATGTACCTAAGTGCACCTGATTGGTTGCATGGAATACTAATTCTAGGAATGTACAGAACTTTGGCATGGGTAGTGGCTGTTATGCTTCCTCCAATGGCTATTTTCTTTCCTTTGTTTACGCTTTTAGAAGATCTAGGATATCTACCTAGAATAGCATTTAATTTAGATAATGCATTTAGGAAGGCAGGAACCCATGGAAAACAGGCCCTAACTATGAGTATGGGCTTTGGCTGTAATGCTGCTGGAATAGTAGCTTGTCGTATTATAGATTCACCAAGAGAAAGGTTAATAGCCATGATAACTAACAATTTCGTTCCATGCAATGGTCGTTTTCCTACCCTTATAGCTATATCTACAATCTTCTTTGGAGGATTAGGTATGGCAAGGGGGGCCTTCAGCTCAATATTAGCAACTTTATCTGTGGTTATCATGATACTCATAGGCATTATAGTTACTCTAGTAGTATCAAAGCTTCTCTCTTCTACATTTTTAAAAGGGATTCCATCATCTTTTTCTTTAGAGTTACCTCCTTACAGGAAACCTCAAATAGGTAAGATTCTTGTAAGATCACTTCTAGACAGAACCTTGTTTGTACTTGGTAGGGCAGTAATTGTAGCTGCTCCAGCAGGTGCTATAACTTGGCTATTTGCTAATATTATGATAGGTGATACTAGTTTATTAAATATATGTGCTGGATTTCTAGAACCCTTTGGAAAGCTCTTAGGCTTAGATGGATTTATACTAATGGCATTCGTATTGGGTCTTCCGGCTAATGAAATAGTACTTCCAATACTGATAATGAGCTATATGTCTCAAGATGCTATGCTGGAATTGGATAATCTACAGGCACTTAAAAGTCTTCTAGTAGATAATGGCTGGACTTGGGTGACTGGACTGAATTTTATGCTGTTCTCTTTGCTACATTTTCCTTGTGCAACTACATTACTAACTATA
This window harbors:
- a CDS encoding nucleoside recognition domain-containing protein yields the protein MDNKPNISTYNFEKLISIKTDCSELLGDSIVATIYEKAEEIANSVVTVNDKRKVNWDKKLDDILTSKLTGYPIMLILLGIVFWITIEGANYPSQMLSNILFALGDKLSSLFMYLSAPDWLHGILILGMYRTLAWVVAVMLPPMAIFFPLFTLLEDLGYLPRIAFNLDNAFRKAGTHGKQALTMSMGFGCNAAGIVACRIIDSPRERLIAMITNNFVPCNGRFPTLIAISTIFFGGLGMARGAFSSILATLSVVIMILIGIIVTLVVSKLLSSTFLKGIPSSFSLELPPYRKPQIGKILVRSLLDRTLFVLGRAVIVAAPAGAITWLFANIMIGDTSLLNICAGFLEPFGKLLGLDGFILMAFVLGLPANEIVLPILIMSYMSQDAMLELDNLQALKSLLVDNGWTWVTGLNFMLFSLLHFPCATTLLTIRKESNGIKWSIFTLVLTTGIAIVVTFTIKTVFTVLHLI